One part of the Cyanobacterium stanieri LEGE 03274 genome encodes these proteins:
- a CDS encoding DUF7219 family protein, which yields MMKNLPTTSRDDFLFPKTPYHGQDYLQGFLFNSNLQEFTHRVGYISALHSNGKLSSQQAYHYIEQLWDKIELSPPKPWRSSK from the coding sequence ATGATGAAAAATCTTCCCACAACTTCCCGAGATGATTTTCTATTCCCCAAAACCCCTTATCACGGGCAAGATTATTTACAGGGATTTCTTTTTAACAGCAACTTACAAGAATTTACCCATCGAGTCGGTTATATTTCCGCCCTCCATAGCAATGGGAAACTATCATCCCAACAAGCCTATCATTATATTGAACAACTTTGGGACAAAATAGAACTTTCACCCCCAAAACCCTGGCGCTCATCAAAATAG
- the nadC gene encoding carboxylating nicotinate-nucleotide diphosphorylase, with the protein MLPSKLILEPLLKTWLLEDIGRGDRTTNAIFTEENSHQKAYWLLKEDGVIAGLPIAKMVFQLLDEKLLFTEQIEEGKYYLAGTKLVTMAGKMDALLTGERVALNLVMHLSGIATMTRKYVEAIAHYPTQLVDTRKTTPGLRILEKYATQIGGAINHRMGLDDAVMIKDNHIEAAGSIARAIALIRGNIPYPLTIEVETNNLEQVQEAIEHQANIIMLDNMTIAQMKQAVTIIRQSNQNIKIEASGNVTLDNIQQIAQTGIDFISTSATITRAPWLDLSMKF; encoded by the coding sequence ATTTTACCTTCAAAATTAATTTTAGAACCCCTATTAAAAACTTGGTTATTGGAAGATATTGGCAGGGGTGATCGCACCACAAATGCCATATTCACCGAAGAAAATAGCCACCAAAAAGCCTACTGGCTATTAAAAGAAGATGGAGTAATAGCAGGTTTACCCATAGCAAAAATGGTGTTTCAATTATTAGATGAAAAGCTATTATTCACTGAACAAATAGAAGAAGGTAAATATTATTTAGCGGGGACAAAATTAGTAACCATGGCAGGAAAAATGGATGCCTTATTAACAGGAGAAAGGGTAGCCCTAAACCTCGTAATGCACCTTAGTGGCATCGCCACCATGACGAGAAAATATGTAGAAGCCATTGCCCATTATCCCACCCAATTAGTAGATACCCGTAAAACTACCCCAGGTTTAAGAATTTTAGAAAAATATGCCACCCAGATAGGCGGCGCCATCAACCATCGCATGGGTTTAGATGATGCGGTGATGATAAAAGATAATCATATCGAAGCGGCGGGAAGTATTGCAAGGGCGATCGCCCTTATTCGTGGTAATATACCTTATCCCCTTACCATCGAGGTAGAAACCAATAACCTTGAACAAGTCCAAGAGGCGATCGAACATCAAGCTAATATTATTATGTTAGATAACATGACCATTGCCCAGATGAAACAAGCCGTCACTATTATTAGACAAAGTAATCAAAACATCAAAATAGAAGCATCTGGCAACGTTACCCTTGACAATATTCAACAAATAGCCCAAACAGGTATTGATTTTATTTCCACTAGCGCCACCATCACTCGCGCCCCTTGGTTAGACTTAAGCATGAAATTTTAA
- a CDS encoding GTPase family protein yields MVRLKSWQWFILATPALVMVLFFVVATGLQIHRWGINWIWAIFVVLFVGWRWLLVRWTKPLMPSVESAIASAQESLNNRSSFDNNDPEILTKLESALQKVIQESKDDPPLWEDFQLFFQRCQDLVQAIALIYYPEEKYPLLNIYIPQAYSLIRGTVDDMDKWMNQLSPALNQVSIAQGYQGYQLYRKLEPSARKLIKVWNWAQWVLNPAVAVTKIASNTTTQQANQELLINLSQILREVALSNLARQTALLYGNESLSLDKFVSPQKSLPSTNTKTLQEILSESQTPEQIEQKPVNILLVGRTGAGKSSLINTLFNAHTAEVDLLPSTTDIKSYQWKANTGEQLNLLDTPGYEQINRPEYQEKVLDYARHGDIVLLLNPALDPALQMDRDFLVKLRENAQDIPIFTIVTQVDRLRPVREWQPPYDWQEGNKPKEVSIREALRYRQENLGSFCEEVLPVVTASYGDVVRESWYDNILAIHILRAIAPAKQIRLARFFRNLEAKSTAAAKIIDKYTLQMATTQGLTALLKSPVLQFISTLTTGSPQLAYILAQRIPVEQLPLVIGKLQLAYDLFSLLAEDKQSFDLLSLWTILIENNGTPDQEAWALGHGLVEFWTKNLTFNQFKQRYQYYLTQWTIDN; encoded by the coding sequence ATGGTTCGTTTAAAATCTTGGCAATGGTTTATTTTGGCTACCCCCGCGCTGGTGATGGTGTTATTTTTTGTGGTGGCTACGGGGTTACAGATTCATCGGTGGGGTATAAATTGGATTTGGGCAATATTTGTGGTGTTGTTTGTGGGGTGGCGTTGGCTGTTGGTAAGGTGGACTAAGCCTTTGATGCCTAGTGTGGAAAGTGCGATCGCCTCTGCCCAAGAAAGTTTAAATAATCGTTCTTCTTTTGATAATAATGATCCTGAAATTTTAACAAAACTTGAATCCGCTTTACAAAAGGTTATCCAAGAAAGCAAAGATGATCCTCCTTTGTGGGAAGATTTTCAACTTTTTTTCCAACGTTGTCAAGATTTGGTACAGGCGATCGCCCTTATTTATTATCCTGAAGAAAAATATCCCCTCCTCAATATTTACATACCCCAAGCATACAGTTTAATTAGAGGGACGGTGGATGATATGGATAAATGGATGAATCAATTATCCCCTGCCCTCAATCAAGTGTCCATTGCCCAAGGTTATCAGGGTTATCAACTATATCGTAAACTAGAACCCTCTGCCCGAAAATTAATCAAGGTATGGAATTGGGCGCAATGGGTGCTTAATCCTGCGGTGGCGGTGACTAAAATCGCCAGTAATACCACTACCCAACAGGCTAACCAAGAGTTATTAATTAATCTGAGTCAAATTTTAAGGGAAGTTGCCCTGAGTAATCTTGCTAGGCAAACGGCCTTGTTATACGGTAATGAAAGTTTATCCCTCGATAAGTTTGTTTCCCCTCAAAAAAGCCTTCCTAGCACCAATACTAAAACTTTACAGGAGATTCTTTCTGAGTCTCAAACCCCCGAACAAATTGAGCAAAAACCTGTTAATATTTTGTTAGTTGGTAGGACGGGAGCAGGAAAAAGTAGTTTAATTAATACTTTGTTTAATGCCCATACTGCAGAAGTTGATCTTTTACCTAGCACTACGGATATTAAAAGTTATCAATGGAAAGCTAACACGGGAGAGCAATTAAATCTTCTTGATACCCCCGGTTATGAGCAGATAAATCGCCCTGAATATCAAGAAAAGGTGTTGGATTATGCCCGTCATGGGGATATTGTTTTGCTACTTAATCCAGCCCTTGATCCTGCTTTACAAATGGATCGAGATTTTTTGGTTAAACTACGGGAGAATGCCCAAGATATTCCTATTTTTACTATTGTTACTCAAGTTGATCGTTTACGCCCTGTGCGTGAGTGGCAACCCCCCTATGATTGGCAAGAGGGAAATAAACCTAAGGAGGTTTCTATTCGGGAGGCGTTGAGGTATCGTCAGGAAAATTTAGGCTCGTTTTGTGAGGAGGTTTTACCTGTGGTTACTGCTAGTTATGGTGATGTTGTTCGAGAGTCTTGGTATGATAATATTTTAGCTATTCATATTCTAAGGGCGATCGCCCCTGCTAAACAAATTCGTTTGGCTCGTTTTTTCCGTAACCTAGAGGCTAAAAGCACGGCGGCGGCAAAGATTATTGATAAATATACCCTACAAATGGCGACAACCCAAGGATTAACAGCGCTACTTAAAAGCCCTGTACTACAGTTTATCTCTACTTTAACCACCGGTTCACCCCAATTAGCTTATATCCTTGCGCAAAGAATACCTGTTGAGCAATTACCGTTGGTGATTGGTAAGTTACAACTTGCCTATGATTTATTTTCTCTATTGGCTGAGGATAAACAATCTTTTGATTTACTTTCTTTATGGACTATTTTAATCGAAAATAATGGCACTCCTGATCAAGAAGCATGGGCTTTAGGTCATGGTTTAGTGGAATTTTGGACAAAAAATTTGACTTTTAATCAGTTTAAACAACGTTATCAATATTATCTTACCCAATGGACAATTGACAATTAA
- a CDS encoding pentapeptide repeat-containing protein gives MDIKELIERYENGETNFEKLDLHGQIFNGNLNLSRANLKESDLSGVEFVNCSLIETNLKGCNLQNATLQGDMTGINLITSNLTQSNLSKSNLTDASLRAANLTESNLSESKLIYALLHDSILKDANLTKAQMTNCLLSRANLSGANLQGANLQGCNLTNALLLNTNLEGANLSFAQLNSVNAVGINATKTNFSHANLSAGNFASGVFLSANLTDAMVTWVSLRSADFSKANFSGAKLSWSNFMRANLTNANLIDAQTNNTNFEGAILDGVVLN, from the coding sequence ATGGACATCAAAGAATTAATCGAAAGATATGAAAACGGAGAAACCAACTTTGAAAAATTAGATCTCCATGGTCAAATTTTCAATGGTAATCTTAACTTGAGTCGTGCTAACCTCAAGGAATCTGATTTAAGTGGGGTAGAATTTGTTAACTGCTCATTGATTGAAACCAATCTTAAGGGTTGTAACCTTCAAAATGCCACCCTTCAAGGAGATATGACAGGCATCAACTTAATTACCTCTAACTTGACTCAAAGTAATCTTTCTAAATCTAACCTTACCGATGCTAGTTTACGGGCGGCCAATCTCACGGAGTCTAATTTGAGTGAGTCAAAATTAATTTATGCCCTTCTCCATGATTCCATCCTTAAGGATGCTAATTTAACTAAAGCCCAGATGACAAACTGTCTTTTGAGTCGGGCTAATTTGAGCGGTGCTAATCTTCAGGGAGCAAATTTACAGGGTTGTAACCTCACCAATGCCCTATTACTTAATACTAATTTGGAGGGGGCTAATCTTTCTTTTGCTCAGTTGAATAGTGTTAATGCGGTGGGTATTAATGCCACGAAAACGAATTTTAGTCATGCTAATTTGAGCGCTGGTAATTTTGCTAGTGGGGTTTTTCTTAGTGCTAATTTGACTGATGCCATGGTGACTTGGGTGAGTTTACGTAGTGCTGATTTTTCTAAGGCAAATTTTTCGGGAGCTAAGTTATCATGGTCTAATTTTATGAGGGCGAATCTGACTAATGCTAATTTGATTGATGCTCAAACTAATAATACTAATTTTGAAGGGGCTATCCTTGATGGGGTGGTTTTAAATTAA
- a CDS encoding lipid-A-disaccharide synthase-related protein, with amino-acid sequence MKLLVLSNGHGEDTIAVKIIKELQLIEPEMVIASLPLVGEGFAYTQANIPIIAPVKQMPSGGFVYMDKKQLWGDMKQGLIQLTIAQYQAIKKWAKGGGKILAVGDILPCVFAWLSGAEFSFVPTAKSEYFWKDEGGWLPHTNGLDRFFGSVFYPWERWLMSHSRCRGVFPRDTITAHSLAQRHINALDVGNPMMDGIADHHFNLEFDPYENHLKIVLLPGSRMPEALDNWQLILRAVDCLLESMDYQFLFLGAIAPSLPLEPFIESLNSSWRLRKTQQKPLPIRDQKIVNFQAKQGTLIISQSAYADCLHYGDMAIAMAGTATEQFIGLGKSAITIIGKGPQFNRQFAQNQSYLLGDSINVLEKPEEIVNKIKKTLENPDYWQLVAENGKKRMGNQGASRKIAHHLINQLM; translated from the coding sequence ATGAAATTATTGGTATTGAGTAATGGTCATGGAGAAGATACCATTGCCGTTAAAATCATCAAGGAATTACAGTTAATAGAGCCAGAAATGGTCATCGCCTCTTTACCCCTAGTGGGGGAAGGATTTGCCTACACTCAAGCTAATATACCCATTATTGCCCCCGTAAAACAGATGCCCTCAGGAGGATTTGTTTATATGGACAAAAAACAACTCTGGGGGGATATGAAACAAGGATTGATACAACTGACTATTGCTCAATATCAAGCCATCAAAAAATGGGCTAAGGGTGGGGGAAAAATATTGGCAGTGGGGGATATATTACCCTGTGTGTTTGCTTGGTTAAGTGGCGCTGAATTTAGCTTTGTACCTACGGCAAAATCTGAGTATTTCTGGAAAGATGAGGGGGGATGGTTACCCCATACCAATGGATTAGATCGTTTTTTTGGTAGTGTTTTTTATCCTTGGGAAAGATGGTTAATGAGTCATTCCCGTTGTCGGGGGGTATTTCCTCGAGATACCATCACCGCCCATAGTTTAGCCCAACGGCATATTAACGCTTTGGATGTGGGTAATCCCATGATGGATGGTATTGCTGATCATCATTTTAATCTGGAATTTGATCCCTATGAAAATCATTTAAAAATAGTGCTTTTACCAGGTTCGAGGATGCCCGAAGCCCTTGACAATTGGCAACTTATTCTTCGGGCTGTGGATTGTCTTTTAGAATCAATGGATTATCAATTTTTATTTCTAGGTGCGATCGCCCCTTCCCTACCCCTCGAACCATTTATAGAATCCCTTAATTCTTCATGGCGCCTCCGTAAAACCCAACAAAAACCCTTACCCATCAGGGATCAAAAAATAGTGAACTTTCAAGCAAAACAAGGTACATTAATTATTAGTCAGAGTGCCTATGCCGATTGTCTTCATTATGGCGACATGGCGATCGCCATGGCAGGGACAGCCACAGAGCAATTTATCGGACTAGGAAAAAGTGCCATAACCATTATCGGTAAAGGACCACAATTTAATCGTCAATTTGCCCAAAATCAAAGTTATCTGCTCGGAGATTCCATCAATGTATTAGAGAAACCAGAAGAAATAGTAAATAAAATAAAAAAAACCTTAGAAAATCCAGACTATTGGCAATTAGTAGCCGAAAATGGAAAAAAAAGAATGGGAAATCAGGGGGCATCTCGCAAAATCGCTCACCACTTAATCAATCAATTAATGTAA
- the lpxD gene encoding UDP-3-O-(3-hydroxymyristoyl)glucosamine N-acyltransferase yields MKFSDIVSQLSPDNHSLNDNPDLNPEIICITRIQETIAHSLSYIEGNKFAKMVATTAADALILPLDKSLQEQATQRGIAWLSSKQPRLTFARAIALFYQPYKPSSGIHPRAVISEGVIMGKNVAIGANAVISEGVKLGNDVVIHPNVVVYPQCVIGDRTELHSNCSIHERTHMGSDCVIHSGAVIGAEGFGFVPIPQGWYKMPQSGYVILEDGVEIGCNSTIDRPALGTTKIGKNTKLDNLVHVGHNCQIGENCAFAGQVGLAGGVEIGNRVILGGQVGVANQAVIGDGATATAQTGISSSVKAGDIVSGTPSMPHSLYLKLAALYKHIPEMYKLHRTLKKNL; encoded by the coding sequence ATGAAATTTAGTGATATTGTTAGTCAATTATCCCCTGACAACCATAGTTTAAACGATAATCCTGACCTTAATCCTGAAATTATTTGTATTACGAGGATTCAAGAGACGATCGCCCATAGCCTCAGTTATATTGAGGGCAATAAATTTGCCAAAATGGTGGCTACCACTGCCGCCGATGCTCTTATTTTACCATTAGATAAATCTTTACAGGAACAAGCCACCCAAAGGGGCATTGCATGGCTATCCTCAAAACAACCTCGTCTCACCTTTGCTCGGGCGATCGCCCTTTTTTATCAACCCTACAAACCCTCTTCCGGGATACATCCCCGGGCGGTGATTAGTGAGGGAGTGATTATGGGCAAAAATGTTGCCATTGGTGCTAATGCGGTGATTAGTGAGGGAGTAAAATTAGGGAATGATGTGGTTATCCATCCTAATGTGGTGGTTTATCCTCAATGTGTTATCGGCGATCGCACCGAACTCCATAGTAACTGTAGCATCCATGAAAGAACCCACATGGGTTCAGATTGTGTAATCCATAGCGGGGCGGTAATTGGAGCAGAAGGATTTGGATTTGTTCCCATACCTCAGGGCTGGTATAAAATGCCCCAATCAGGTTATGTCATCCTAGAAGATGGAGTAGAAATAGGGTGTAATAGTACAATAGATCGCCCTGCCTTGGGAACTACAAAAATTGGTAAAAATACTAAGTTAGATAACCTTGTCCATGTGGGCCATAATTGTCAGATAGGGGAAAACTGCGCCTTTGCAGGGCAAGTAGGTTTGGCAGGGGGAGTAGAAATCGGTAATAGGGTTATTTTAGGAGGGCAAGTGGGAGTAGCTAATCAAGCCGTCATCGGTGATGGGGCAACGGCCACAGCTCAAACGGGAATTTCTAGTAGTGTTAAGGCAGGGGACATCGTTTCTGGTACACCTTCGATGCCCCATAGTCTCTACTTAAAATTAGCAGCCCTTTATAAACATATTCCCGAAATGTATAAACTTCATCGCACCTTGAAAAAAAATCTTTAG
- a CDS encoding TerD family protein produces MTISLEKGQRISLSKVAPSLVAGFIGLGWDVNVTDTGGDFDLDVSLFLLGTNEKIISDKHFIFYNNLVSPDPDQSVKLLGDNRTGEGEGDDEGLIVDLRKIPPEVKKVVITVTIYEADKRKQNFGQVNNAYIRLVDVQTKEEVLRYDLSEDFSVETAVIMAELYNQDGDWRINAVGSGFQGGLQALLDRYS; encoded by the coding sequence ATGACTATTTCACTGGAAAAAGGACAAAGAATTTCATTATCTAAAGTAGCACCTAGTCTCGTCGCTGGATTTATCGGATTAGGTTGGGATGTTAACGTTACCGATACGGGAGGAGATTTTGACCTAGATGTCTCACTTTTCCTCCTAGGGACTAATGAAAAGATTATCTCTGATAAACATTTCATTTTTTACAATAACTTAGTTAGTCCAGATCCAGATCAATCCGTTAAACTTTTAGGAGATAACCGCACAGGGGAAGGGGAAGGAGATGACGAAGGCTTAATTGTTGACTTAAGGAAAATCCCCCCCGAAGTCAAAAAAGTTGTTATCACCGTTACCATCTATGAAGCCGATAAAAGAAAACAAAATTTTGGTCAGGTGAATAACGCCTATATCCGCCTAGTGGATGTACAAACCAAAGAGGAGGTTTTACGCTACGACTTGAGCGAAGATTTTTCTGTAGAAACTGCCGTTATCATGGCGGAATTATATAATCAAGACGGCGATTGGCGTATTAATGCTGTGGGTTCAGGTTTTCAGGGCGGTTTACAAGCATTATTGGATCGATATAGTTAA
- the chlP gene encoding geranylgeranyl reductase: MTIRVAVVGGGPSGSSAAEILAKAGIETYLFERKLDNAKPCGGAIPLCMVDEFDLPPEIIDRRVRKMKMISPSNIEVNIGQTLKDNEYIGMCRREVLDGFMRDRAAKLGANLINGTVYQLDIPGNDNDPYTLHYADHSNGSAQGEMKTLKVDLVIGADGANSRIAKAIDAGDYNYAIAFQERIKLPEDKMAYYEELAEMYVGNDVSPDFYAWVFPKYDHVAVGTGTMKVNKAMIKDLQAGIRQRAAKRLEGGEIIKVEAHPIPEHPRPRRVVGRVALVGDAAGTVTKSSGEGIYFAAKSARMCAEVIVETSNNGQKVPTEADLKTYLKRWDKQYGATYLVLDILQRVFYRSDATREAFVEMCADIDVQKITFDSYLYKTVVPANPLTQLKITAKTIGSLLRGNALAP; encoded by the coding sequence GTGACAATTCGGGTAGCAGTAGTAGGCGGTGGACCTTCTGGATCTTCAGCAGCCGAGATTTTAGCAAAAGCGGGTATCGAAACCTATTTGTTTGAAAGAAAACTAGATAACGCTAAACCTTGTGGCGGTGCTATTCCTCTATGTATGGTTGATGAGTTTGATTTACCTCCCGAAATCATTGATCGTCGAGTACGTAAGATGAAGATGATTTCCCCTTCTAATATTGAAGTAAACATCGGTCAAACTCTCAAAGATAACGAATACATTGGAATGTGTCGCCGTGAAGTTTTAGATGGGTTTATGCGCGATCGCGCCGCCAAACTAGGGGCAAACCTCATCAATGGCACCGTATATCAATTAGACATTCCAGGCAACGACAATGATCCCTATACCCTTCATTATGCGGATCATTCCAATGGTAGCGCCCAAGGGGAAATGAAAACCCTTAAAGTTGATCTTGTTATTGGTGCTGATGGTGCCAACTCTCGTATCGCCAAAGCCATTGATGCAGGGGACTATAACTATGCGATCGCCTTCCAGGAAAGAATCAAACTCCCCGAAGACAAAATGGCCTACTACGAAGAATTAGCCGAAATGTATGTAGGTAACGATGTATCCCCCGACTTTTATGCTTGGGTATTCCCCAAATATGATCACGTTGCTGTGGGTACAGGTACCATGAAAGTCAACAAAGCCATGATCAAAGACTTACAAGCAGGTATCCGTCAAAGAGCCGCCAAACGCCTAGAAGGTGGCGAAATCATCAAAGTAGAAGCGCACCCCATCCCCGAACATCCTCGCCCTCGCCGTGTAGTCGGTAGAGTAGCCCTTGTGGGTGATGCCGCAGGTACTGTTACCAAATCTTCTGGGGAAGGTATCTATTTCGCCGCTAAGAGCGCTAGAATGTGCGCTGAAGTGATTGTGGAAACTAGCAACAACGGTCAAAAAGTACCCACCGAAGCAGATTTAAAAACCTACCTCAAACGTTGGGATAAACAATACGGTGCTACCTATTTAGTATTAGACATCTTACAAAGAGTCTTCTATCGTAGTGATGCCACCCGTGAAGCCTTCGTGGAAATGTGCGCCGACATCGATGTACAAAAAATTACCTTCGATAGCTACCTTTACAAAACCGTAGTACCTGCCAATCCTTTAACTCAACTCAAGATTACTGCTAAAACCATCGGTAGTCTGTTGCGTGGAAATGCGCTCGCACCATAG
- a CDS encoding Npun_R2821/Npun_R2822 family protein, producing MKGIYTLANDVVFDQLIALLNSIEINYGKNIPVCVIPYDDRTLKVKKEIEKRDNVELFDNKSILDEWKDFAIKVWKSNPLATKTWEKKGIFDFHRLGTHARFCGFDDHSIFSEFIYCDADILILNSLDYIFEKLSEYDFVVYDFQHKDPSHVYNINSPQLFTVFPEERIKSDIFCSGFYGSKKGLFSQDFRKYTIQKIANQDSEIIYPWAPDQTILNYMTMITDLQKYNFALELPPEEITGNAVTSPHFEYKNNLLYDKGIRLTYLHYIGIPASVFTRVCAGENLDFPYRDIFLHYRYLHEPEKMPKLVGKPKPYNPPPTFMDKVFRKLGVKTKK from the coding sequence ATGAAAGGTATTTATACATTAGCGAATGATGTTGTTTTTGATCAATTAATTGCCCTCTTAAATAGTATTGAAATTAATTATGGAAAAAATATTCCTGTTTGTGTTATTCCTTATGACGATCGCACTTTAAAAGTAAAAAAGGAAATTGAAAAAAGAGATAATGTTGAATTATTTGATAATAAAAGTATTTTAGATGAATGGAAGGATTTTGCAATCAAAGTCTGGAAAAGTAACCCATTAGCCACTAAAACTTGGGAAAAAAAGGGGATTTTTGATTTTCACAGATTAGGAACTCATGCTAGATTTTGTGGGTTCGATGATCATAGTATATTTTCTGAGTTTATTTATTGTGACGCAGACATCTTAATTTTGAACTCCCTTGATTATATTTTTGAGAAGCTGTCAGAGTATGATTTTGTAGTTTATGATTTTCAACATAAAGATCCATCTCATGTATATAATATAAACTCTCCTCAATTATTCACAGTTTTTCCTGAAGAAAGAATTAAATCTGATATTTTTTGTTCTGGATTTTATGGTTCAAAAAAAGGTTTATTTAGTCAAGATTTTAGAAAATATACAATTCAAAAAATAGCAAATCAAGACTCTGAAATAATTTATCCTTGGGCCCCTGATCAAACTATTCTTAATTACATGACGATGATAACTGATCTTCAAAAATATAACTTCGCCCTTGAATTACCCCCCGAAGAAATAACAGGAAATGCCGTAACTTCTCCCCATTTTGAGTATAAAAACAATCTTTTATATGACAAAGGAATTAGACTAACTTATCTGCACTACATAGGAATTCCTGCTAGTGTTTTTACGAGGGTATGTGCAGGGGAAAACCTTGATTTTCCCTATCGAGATATTTTCTTGCATTATCGTTATTTACATGAACCTGAAAAGATGCCAAAATTGGTAGGCAAACCTAAACCCTATAACCCTCCCCCAACTTTTATGGATAAAGTTTTCAGAAAATTGGGAGTAAAAACAAAGAAATAA
- a CDS encoding glycosyl transferase, translating into MSRPVLYCAITNHGFGHCVRMASVAAAVQRINPEILLVMVTTAPRWLLESYIEGDFIYRPRAFDIGVIQRDSIQMDLGATLEKMNDFRQRQGQIVAGEVEFINLNGVSLIFADIPAMVTEIAKKAGIPCWMMSNFGWDFIYRPWGDDFKPIVSWLESCYGQCDRLLRLPMHEEMSSFNHKEDMGLTGGNPRYLEQELRNKFNIHKPKEKTILLSFGGLGLQSIPYHNLALFPDWQFISFDKNAPDLPNLLKITDTYLRPVDFMPLCGRIMTKPGYSTFAEAMRLDLPLVVLDRLGFAETPLLMDGLKKYSYHQVLNNEQFFESDWTFLKQELNPPLTNEKLRKNGTEMIAQEIVNYFNN; encoded by the coding sequence ATGTCACGGCCTGTATTATATTGTGCGATAACGAATCATGGTTTTGGGCATTGTGTGCGCATGGCTTCGGTGGCGGCTGCGGTGCAAAGGATAAACCCTGAAATTTTGTTGGTAATGGTGACGACGGCGCCCCGTTGGTTGTTAGAATCATACATTGAAGGTGATTTTATATATCGCCCTCGGGCGTTTGATATTGGGGTAATTCAGCGGGATAGTATTCAGATGGATTTGGGGGCTACCCTGGAAAAGATGAATGATTTTCGGCAACGTCAGGGGCAAATTGTGGCGGGGGAGGTAGAGTTTATTAATCTTAATGGGGTATCTCTTATATTTGCTGATATTCCTGCTATGGTGACAGAAATTGCCAAAAAAGCTGGGATTCCTTGTTGGATGATGAGTAATTTTGGCTGGGATTTTATTTATCGTCCTTGGGGGGATGATTTTAAGCCCATTGTATCATGGTTAGAGTCTTGTTATGGTCAGTGCGATCGCCTCTTACGCCTACCCATGCACGAAGAAATGAGTAGTTTTAACCATAAGGAAGATATGGGATTAACGGGGGGTAATCCTCGTTATTTGGAACAAGAATTAAGGAATAAATTTAACATTCATAAGCCAAAAGAAAAAACAATTTTATTAAGTTTTGGAGGGCTAGGATTACAATCAATTCCCTATCATAATTTAGCCCTTTTTCCTGACTGGCAATTCATTTCCTTTGACAAAAATGCTCCCGATTTACCCAATTTATTAAAGATAACAGATACTTACCTTCGTCCCGTAGATTTTATGCCCTTGTGTGGCAGAATTATGACTAAACCTGGTTATAGTACCTTCGCCGAAGCCATGAGATTGGATTTACCGTTAGTGGTTTTAGATCGTTTAGGATTTGCGGAAACTCCTTTATTAATGGATGGTTTAAAAAAATATAGCTATCATCAAGTATTAAATAATGAACAATTTTTTGAGTCTGATTGGACTTTTTTGAAACAAGAATTAAATCCTCCTTTAACGAATGAAAAGTTAAGGAAAAATGGTACTGAAATGATCGCACAAGAGATAGTTAATTATTTTAATAATTAG
- a CDS encoding dihem cytochrome c family protein: MKPDKDRKRYILILISIVTISWSIIMGSITTKAMANPIGTKSVDMVAERHRVGKEIYLENCSTCHIAIPPAVLPTETWKTILENPLNHYGTRLEGIIRFNQVLMWQYLSTYSRPISVNETEPKFIAQSRYFFALHPGVEVPSPVSHTSCVECHSRVSDFDFRTLTEEWQ, from the coding sequence ATGAAACCAGACAAAGATAGAAAAAGATATATATTGATCTTAATCTCCATAGTAACCATTAGTTGGAGTATCATCATGGGCAGTATTACCACCAAAGCAATGGCAAATCCCATAGGTACAAAATCTGTAGATATGGTTGCCGAGAGACATAGAGTAGGAAAAGAAATTTATCTTGAAAACTGCTCCACCTGTCATATTGCCATACCCCCCGCCGTCTTACCCACCGAAACATGGAAAACCATCCTCGAAAACCCCCTCAACCACTACGGCACCAGACTAGAAGGAATAATCCGTTTTAATCAAGTATTAATGTGGCAGTATTTAAGTACCTATTCTCGCCCCATTTCCGTCAACGAAACCGAACCAAAATTTATCGCCCAATCCCGGTACTTTTTCGCCCTCCATCCGGGGGTTGAAGTGCCTTCCCCTGTCAGTCACACCAGTTGTGTTGAATGTCATTCTAGGGTATCAGATTTTGATTTTCGCACCCTAACCGAAGAATGGCAGTAA
- the petG gene encoding cytochrome b6-f complex subunit V, protein MVEPLLLGIVIGLIPVTLLGLFFAAYRQYKRTNEIGIE, encoded by the coding sequence ATGGTAGAGCCTTTATTATTAGGGATTGTCATCGGACTAATTCCCGTTACCTTATTAGGATTATTTTTTGCCGCTTATCGTCAATACAAACGTACCAACGAAATTGGAATCGAATAA